Genomic DNA from Puntigrus tetrazona isolate hp1 chromosome 6, ASM1883169v1, whole genome shotgun sequence:
ttttattttgaattaacttttatattttcagattttattaaccAGTTGCCCAGTTCATCTCttattttcataacattttattttggcttttcaattaaatatataacaatcgTTGGAGTTTCAGTAATAACGGAAGAGAGTTGTAgatgatattataaaaaataataaacaataattgtttaataaGAGTCTTCTGGATTACACCTGacttgttttaatgcttttcttttctttctatgtTCCTGATCTCAGGCATTGGAGTCAGTGAGGACTGCAGAGGTGAGGGCGTATGTCATCTTCATAAAGCCTCCTACTGCTGAGCAGATGAAAAGCACACGAATGAACTCGCATATCATCACAAATTACTACACCAGCCGACCTTTTAAGGTGAGCCAGCATCTTTACCCgtgtcaatttatttttttgtcttttattttatggtaAGCGTCTTAAAAGTACAGTAATCTGTGTATTTTCTCGCTGTCGAGACAGGATGAAGATTTTCAGGAGATAGAAGACGCAGGACGCAATATGGAACAGCATTACTGTCAGTTCTTTGATCACGTGATAGTAAACGATGGCCTGCAGGCCGCGTGTGTACAGCTGCTGACCGCAGTGAGGAGAGCTCAGGATGAACCGCAGTGGGTACCGACTGCATGGATCAGACCGACTGACCAGTCTTAATCTGAAGAGCTCGGGGATGCTATGGGAGAGCGGATGAGAATGAATACGCAAATAAACTTTCTactcaccttttttttttggtgagaaCGTGTGTTTTGTCTGAAAAATGTTAGTCTGAACgcaaaacatgtttacattttttcagatgTCAATGTTTTGTTCGCCCTTGtgaaaaaaacgaataaaaccTAAACGTTTATTAAGCTCTCCAAAAGAGATTTGGTATTTTGAGCACTCCTAAtccattttaaactgtatttgatCGTGAGGATTTTCAGGTCTGGAGCGATGAGACGTTAATCAGAAGAACAGAGCTATGTCACTCGAGTTGATGTGTTTATAGAACAGTTGCATTTCCATCCGAAATTGaagaaatgaatattttcacaCCTAATGTTATGCATATGCCCTTTTgttgttttccattaaaatctatttattaaacaacagGGGCTTATATATTAAGGTAACCactagaatttaaaaaaataaaataaatatatatatatatatatatatataaataaataaatatatatatatatatatatatatatatatatatatatatatatatatatatatatatatatatatatatatatttttttaaataactgaacaGTCAACTAATTTTAGttcaaaatatttagcaaaggTTTTTTAACTTGCATATTTTGACATGCATATTTCCCTGCTCttgatacttaaaaaaaaaacaaaaaaacatatatagtCTTCaagaacaattatttttaaacgtaGGCGTAATCTGTCTTTTGTGTACTTCGTGTAGTATTATTTTCAGCCATCCCTTTGCCCTTTTATTCGTATAATTACGTTCTGAATTGCTGTGCGTCTGTAGTACGTACAGTACGTCAGGGAAGTTAGACACGCCCACCCGTCTCCAACATCAACAGTAGACAACGTGCAAAACAAAATCACACCGCAAACGACATGAAAACACAAAGATAACTTTTGCTCAGTAATTAACTCGACGTAGTTTTTATCATTCAACTCCAAAGAATGGATACGGAAGGAAAGGTTTGTTACACGCTTAAATGAGAAGCTTCGCGTTTGCTATCAAACAGTTACTAACAGACgcgacttaaactacttcatcCTTTAGTGCGCATGTTCAGAGctgttgtttaaatattattattatgttatatgaTTGTATGTAGGTTCTCAGCACAAGGAGAAGAGATCTTCCTCCCATTCCTCAAGGACAGAGGGTAAGTCTAAGATATCCATAACACATCGTGGGTTTATTCTATTTGTTACACATTCGAGCTGTTGCTGATAagcctttttatttcttttaatttgactGAGTACAAGCTTCACGTTGACAAGCACAGCAGTAGTCATAAAGGTAAACTCTCTTAGAGTCAGATGCTTTTGCTCCCCTTGTCTTTTGGGGTTCATCCATTGCAATCTGTTTAACCCTCTTACATTATTCTTAAaggctatataatatataatctgGATTGAATCAGTACcacactaattaaaataaatacagtcagtACTAGGCTGAGCATGTGCATTTGTATACATGTTGAACTGAATATTCAATAAGgccgcatttatttatttaagtaaaaacGTAAGTAAGTAGTagtggtgtgtgtttatgtcagAAGGTTGAGTAACAGTATTTGATGGTGACTCCTGAGTAGCTCCTCCTTTACATAATCCTGCTGCTTGGCAGATGCCCGTCTCAGATTTAGACTCAAATTAATCCTTGCTTTAAGTGCTCAGAGATGCTTGTTTGTACATGTCCTTTGTGTTCTCCCTGTGCTCTTGAGTGGAATGGCGAAAAAGCCAACGGTAAGCTCTGTTGGACACAAAAATGTAGAGCCCTCAACAGATTTTGATTCTTGAGTTTCATTTGAATTGTTTATTGCTGACCTGATATTACTTTTCGACATTTTAGCGGGGACCACGAGCACTGCCGTCTATGCCAAGGTAAGATCACTTAGCAGATCAGATGTGGTTTAAACggttaaaatgttgtttaaatctCCTCTTTTCCTTCCTCATTCTTCATTATACCTTCAAACGCACAGTCAGGACACGGCAGGTGAGTGATTctctttaaattgtttttcacatttggtTAATATGTATTTGAGTAggtaataaagtttaaaatgttataatgcgTCTCTTAGATTGTTTTGCcttaaaatagctgtttattGGTTAGgtaacattacattatataatgaaGCTCTTCTTTTGCCCTTCAAAGAGGATGTTCCAGCTCCAAAGAGTAGGAAAAAGAAGGCCAAGAGGGATGTGGAGAGTGTGGATGAACATGATGGTGAGTTTAGGTGATAAGCAGTTTTCATGAGGACTAAATCTCAGAAACTGTAAGGTCATAAGTCCAATGACTTTTGTCATGCccttcaaagcattttttttgtttttactgctgAAAAGTGTTTGTTAACAATATTTAGTGGTGTCAAACAaataatcacatctaaaatttaagtttttgttcacgtagtatatacatatgtactatctttatttattatgtatatataaatacacatacttacattatgttttgaaaatatttacatgtgtatacaattaaatgattattttttatattatatataaatacatatataaacagcatattaatcataaaaaattatatatatatatatatatatatatatatatatatatatatatatatatatatatatatatatatatatatatatatattcaaaagagagaaagatgaagaaagatgctttttttggTACCAGAAGATATAGTGACAACATCTTCCAGCAGAGTCTAGACCCAGACAAACCTGACTTCTTGTTATCACCTGTAGAagcatggtgtgtgtgtgatgagttTGTTTTACCTTTGACCTTTGTAGATGGTGGAATGGAAATGGGAGGGCTTACCAGTCGCAGGCAGTCTGAATGTCAGGAACCTTTGACCCCAGAACCTGTGGACAATCCTCcacaaaggaggaaaaaaaagaagaaagcacaaGCAATTGGTAGAAAAACCATTTCCTGTTCACTACAACTCACCTGATAGAGGCATAGACAGAAATAATGCTTTGTACTTACTGGTTAGATATAGAGGGAGATCAGACGGACCTGGTGTCAAATGGAGATATGGTGGATCAGAATGTTGAAGAAGAGGTGACGCGAAAACCAAAAAAGAGGAAGTAAGTCTATTTCTTCAAgtctattttttctatttttgttaaaCAGGTTATTGAAAGGTTCCAGGTATTTTAAAGGCACCACtcatgtgttgttttttatgaaaGCCCTTTTTTGGATTTAACTTGTCATTTAGCTAACACTTTCTGTTTCCTTCTTTCTCCAGAGTCAAACCTAAAGTAACAGAAACACATTCCAACAACGAACTGGACATAGAGGATGATGATATCATCACAGACCCCCAGGTGCCCGTCCCCCAGCATTCCTTGTTCTCCGCTCCCCAAGGCCAAAGCCAGCCTATGGGGAAGGTGTTTGTGGAGAGGAGCCGTAAGTTTCAagctaaataataatgataaaaaaaaaacatttattgcatataCCGCCTTCAAAGGTTGCTTTCTCAAAGCGCTGTACATTAATGCTTAAGGAAAACACAGTAATATGAAACAGTAAACTGTAAATTCAACAAAagataaattacaaaaatctatATGAAAGAAAACTAATCaatgcatttctgaaaaataaaagagcataaaaaacaataaatcttaGTATCATCAGCGTAGAAGTAAGGCATCTATCAAGGCATCTTAATAGCTGACCAAGAGGATAGATATAAACGCTAAAAAGCAGGGGAGCAAAAACTATAATGGCACAGCTCTAGTTCTTAATATGATTAGAAACTAGATTCCCATTCCGGTGTAGTAATCAATCaagtaataatcaaaaatgttatggcagcaaacttccttgattattacgtcGGAATGGGAGAATAGTTCCTAATCAGAAAAtcacagcttttcattttttaatggtcttagtacacaatataactacaggtAATTTTTGAATGTGATGCGATTGGTCTGATTGGATTCAACAATCTATGcaaagctatgctaaaagttcTATCGCCAGAcgcggagatcggctgaaactCAACTCTGGCGGAGTTGGAGAATAAGccttttaccaaaaaaaatggagtgttcctttaaggtgAAGTTGTTTGTGTGCAAGGAACTCTTTACTATAATTGACCGTGTATATTTGGTGGCAGGTCGTTTTCAAGCAGCTGAGCGAGTGGACCAGTGGAAGGCCAGTGTCCCGATGGAGCAGAACTTTATGGACAGCCGCTCAGTGTGGACCACTAGAGATGTCTCCTTGAAACTGCACAGTGGCTTCAGGTTTATTTTCACACTTCCAGTTTTCTCATATCTGTGCAGTTGCTTTAGACCAGAGGTGTTAAACTCATTTTAGGTCGAGGGCCGGATCTGAGAAAATGTCCCCATGTGCAGGCCGAATgacctttttaatattaaccatacatattataatataataaaaaaataaataggaaaacttttttcaaatttgatgccagGTTATTTTAGGGGTGTGCAATAttgacacaaaatgtatttctttgttttgatagtgatatttgacatattttgcAGAGTGTGTTTTTGAGATAGCAGCTTGGTTGGTTGTCACAGACAAGTAAATATGACACTAAAgccaccagtaggtggcaggaAGTCTACATCTTAATGAGTGATTGACTCATTCTTTCAAAATGGCCGATTCGTTTAGAAACAAAGCTAGTGATTGTCTTAATGAATGGGCCACTAAGTCATTGactcaaatgatttgttcaaaaacagaaattaattcAGTAAGAAAATACACAGCGCTGCTCGGAGACATACAGTTGTTCttacagataaacagacagcaATGTGACTAAAATGCAACACTTTTATATTACTTCATGACATaagtattaaaaactatttctaaCAGGGCATTTTTCCCCCATATCTTGAATCACACTTTGTTCTGATAGCCTCACTGTCTTCTGAAATCTCACTGACCCCCAAACCTTTCTAAACACTGACTGTTGTTACTGCACAGGGTGATTGGCCTGTTTTCTCATGGCTTCCTGGCTGGTTATGCTGTATGGAATATCATTGTGGTCTATGTTTTGGCCGGGGACCAGATGAGCACTCTTTCCAACCTACTCCAGCAGTATAACACCCTGGCCTACCCTGCACAGTCCCTGCTCTACCTGCTGCTGGCCCTCAGCACCGTTTCTGCCTTCGACAGGTGAATCACCAAACCCTTTCACGTTAACCAACACAAAGAAAAGTCCAGTAAACACTGTCGCCATAATCATTTGATGCTTGAGCCCTTGAGATTAAACTAAACTACTTTGATCTCTCTCTAAACAGGATGAATCTTGCCAAAGCCGCTACGGCCATGAGGAGTTTACTGACCCTCAGTCCTGTGGCGCTTGCTTCCTTCTGTGAGTTTTATCACGgttctggcaaaaaaaaatgagttaTGTACTCATATTGAAGCCATATATGAACACAGCAATGTTTTAATGTACCTTTTCCATTTCAGTGTACTTTTCTGCACTTGTTTTATCATTAAGCCAGCAGATGACGAGCGATCGCATCAATCTCTATAATCAGTACTCCAGCTATAATGTGACACTCTGGTAAGACAGTCTCGTCGGAGCAAGCTGGGTAAATGCTGTACAGTAACGGGAGCTGAGCAGTTGTTGTGTCTCCTCGCAGGCAGCCGGGCTCAGAGCGCAGCGTCCTTTACCCCTGGATCATAGTAAACCTGGTGGTCACTTTGCTGGTCGGGCTGGCCTGGGTTCTGATGTCAGCAAGTCCCGATATCGACCACACAGAAGGTAAACGCTACAGGATGTTCTTTTCACACAGTGGTTTGAATATTGTATGGGGAAGTATACTTTCTAAACATATCCTGGTgttcaaaactacaaaaatttgtttattttttccccccctctgTAGAGTTTTTAATGTTGATGGAAATGGAATATCCGAAAGCAGAGGAAAAGGGAAACGTCGCTGcataagtcatttttttctgctgtattttGATACATTGTTGATTTGTCACTGTATATATTAGAAATGTCACTTGCCTGCTGTAAGGTCtctgcaatatattttttaaataaaccattcCTTGTCTGATATACAAATGATTGCACAAGAGGCCACATTCTTTTGGCATTTTATTAATGTCACACTGGAACGGGCTGAGGGTGAGGTTTGGCCCGATGAATTAAAACAGCCACCAAAAGCCCACAGACACCAAACACAATGAGAGCTCCTGCCGCCCATAATCCATAATCCAATAATATCTGTTGGACTAGAGGAGAATACATTTCCAGGTTAAGGACAGTTTGCATGggttggatttaaaaaaaaaaaacccaataataAATCACGAATAACGTTGCTTTCATACCTTCATTATCTGCTAGATTTTCAGAAACTGGCAAATGGGATACAAGTATGACCTCCCTACTTGAAACTACAACCTCTTCCTCAGAATCCTTCAAGTCTTCTGAAACAGCCCTTCCTAATCAACAGGggaaaaatataatagaaataaaatttacatttatttaatatagtttataatGAGGTTGTTGATTGCatgcaagtttattttaaagtaacatgtcaaattaattaaatagtttttggttgtaaaaataataaaaaataattactagtaaattaatacatttatttaaatattaaattaaaagaaatatttagacAACAACATTTGTTAatcttaaattaacatttaatttccaaTTAATTactaattcacattttttaacataattgaTTTAGTcctaaacattacattattataattaaatgagcTTTCTATGATTGAATGGAGTTTCTgtgaaaaattatgtttaaaaaaaaattaaaaaaaactatttctactCTGTATCCGTAGGGGCACTCACTTGTCCTGTTGCCACAACTGGACTCGCATGACTCTCTGGTGGAGGAGTAGCAAACAGACGTAGTGCAGTGAATGAACATCTGTTAAAGATGTGGCAAGATGAGGACAATAACATAAGTGAGAGCCAAAGAGAACATGTGGTAAACATGACTGTACATACCCTTTCCTGCAGAGGCGCAAACGACGACTGATCTACAACAGCGAACATCTTCACAACAAAGCGTTTGTAATGAGATGGGTACTGCAGACTCGACTGTCCAACAGGAAGCACTGTGGTCTGCTGATAGTCATCCTTATATGAACAGCTATAGAAGAGTAATAAGGAACATGTAAACCAGTGTATAATTGAGGTGTTGTTTTGGCATCAACACACTGACACTAAATGCCCATGTTTCCTTAGAAAAATTAGGGAAGTggagctgaaataaaaactcTGTTTTACCCGTTTATCACAAGACCCCGCCGAGGCAGGCTCAGGGATTCAGGATTAGAAGTGGCCCAGCAGTGGTCCAGGACCAGGATGAGGTTCGGATCGGTCCTCTCCAGAATCCGCACCTCCACATACACAGGTTCCCTCAACACTTTAGTAACAGGGTAGTCTTCCTCAGAGTAGTAAGAGGTGTACATATCCTCTTAAACACAAAAGAGTACTGAATTAATTGACTGAACCACATTATACAGTATTTGAGCTAGTGATAAGTTTCATATTAGTGCCATTCGTGATAGTTTTACAGGACCAGTATCAGTGTTGAGCGCTTCACAATTGTGTAGCTCCATTTAGTTACCCcatctcttttgaattttcaaTGAGTTTAGGGACAAATATAGCAACTTCTTGGACAAACCTCATCTAAATTGACTACTGATCTATATTCATCTTTATGGTGTCATCTAGTGActcaaattaatgcagcctttatctttctttaaaatcaaatcttACCAGCTTCATGCTTTTCAGTGGTAGTGCATTTAGATATTATGGTAACAcagtgtcatttttatattatattatatagtttggATCCTGAAGAACAGCCAAAAATCTAATTGAGACTTGTACTTGTTTGACCATTAACATTTCAggatgtttaaatgaaatgataaaactcCTTCGGAAAACGTGTTTTGCTGTGAAATTGGAATTTGGGGATTCTGCTCACCATCAGAGCACGGTTTAGTGCTGCACTGTCCGTTGGCGAGTCTGAGCTCTACCTTGAGTGAGCCGTtgtgagagacagagggaggaggaggaggaggaaccGTATTCACGTCCACCAGCAGAGCATCGATGGCTGATTCTGAATACATGCACTGGAGCTTCAGCCTTCAAGACACAGACAGGAAATACTGGGCCCCCCTTCCACTGATCGTTActaaaaacttcaaaataaaaacagacgaGCCTCCTCACTCATAAGAACCGTCTCTCATAATTGATCCATGAGGTCCAAGGCCAGCTTCATAAGCGAACGACATCATGTTCTCATAAATAACAAAACCATTTTCTTCCTGAAGGAACAACAACAGCGACCTTAGGGTAAGCAAACACTGATCCAACCATTCCACGCCTAATCTCTTCAGTGATATATAACATGCCCCAAGGCTCTGTCAGTGTTCATTCCCACCTTCATTCTGGAGCCGCAGGAGCTGACGGAGAACTGATAGATGGCGAAGCTGGCAGTGCTGCTGACCGAAGCGCAGCGGTCACTGGGGTCATTCTCCAGCATGTGGATGGAGTCTAAACTGATTCGTGGTGTGGTGGCGTCTCGAGCAACCACCAATAAAAAACTGCCCATCTCTTGTGCACTGCAGAGTGACTGgaagaaagagcgagagaaaaTATCCATGATTAAATCAATGTCAATggcttatatattatttgtgatTTAACGCCATCATTGGCAATATTCGTGGCAAGATAAGACGTCTCAATTACACAATTccattcaaaacaaatacaagactgtttttaaaatatatgcatattggGAGAGATTTAAAGTACAAAATCGGATTTATTTTTCACGCTCACCTGCCTTGGGATAGTAACAGCCCCGCGCGTCATAACAGCAGCTGATGACGTCACACTCATCTGAAGTGACGTCAGGCTGTCCACACTCGACGCGCTCGTGATGTCGCTCGAGCGCACAGCGCTGGCTCTGAGAGCCGGAGAAAGACGAGCTCATCTCCGGCGAAAACCGAACCCTCTCCTGCTGCGGGGGAAACTCCTTCAGAACGGGTGAGAACGCTAAACCGCCGGACAGATATCGGGACATCTGCCAGGGAAACCGCGGATCCTGAGCATTGCTAAAATATACACTAAGCGTAAACGCAACTAATATTGCAGTTACCCACATTATTATCACTTATTACTTTCGCTAAGTAGCTACTTTTTCCCGTGTGTGTGACATTTAAAGAGTTCATAACGAGCCTAATTATCTTTAGCTCCGCCCCCTTGATTATAAACAAACTTGTAATcgcatatttattgtaaaaacgaATTAATACTATCGCGTCAgtcacacatttacatttttacaaaacggcttctttaatattcatgttagcggtcatatttaatatatataaaactaatttaaaatatatatcccTAAATAAATCTCTGCGATCGATTGGTTGAGCCTCGTTTACAGGATGTGTAGTTGAGTACCGATCTACAGGGGCGCAGGTCTCTGATGGTCACTGTAGACGTGGATTGTTAGCTACTAGTTCACTGaacaatataattacatatatgaCGATCCTCAGACATTTCTGAAAAGCAAATATGCTGGATTTTGCTATATTTGCAGTGACATTTGTCATTATCCTGATCGGTGCCGTCCTGTATTTGTATCcggtgaaaaaatataaatattatcttATCGGTTGCGCAAACTCTTTTGTGGTTGTTGTGATCATGGtttataagaaatatatgtTTGAATCGCTAAAAGTATGTTTGGTTTAAATTCTGACCTGCATTTGGAAGGTTCATCACTGGACTACTGGACTAAAACTgagttttgttttgataaaaaaaaagttgtatataTGTACAAGAAAGTTAGCCATCAAAATGCTCAAATGTGCTGTCAATGGACtttaaaatatgtgtatgttAACCCGacgttttcttattttaatgtcAGTCGTCTAGAAGTGCCTCTGGTGTGCCTGGACTAAACCCCACAGAAGAGAAGTAAGAGTTTTGAGTTACTGCCCTCTCTTTATGTCCTTTCGACCTTTAGTCAGCTTCTCCAACAAACATATTACTTTACTTTTCCAGAGATGGGAATCTGCCTGATATAGTGAACAAAGGAAGCCTGCACGAGTTCCTGGTGTCTCTTCACGATGAGTTTGGGTCCGTGGCATCTTTCTGGTTCGGCCGGAGACCAGTGGTCAGCCTGGGTGCTGTGGACCAACTACAGCAACACATCAACCCCAACTGGACCAGTGAGTAACATGTACAAAGGGAGAGAATTAGTACTTTGAAAAAGCTTCTCTTAATAAATTTCctcttaataatattttataacaaaattacATGTGGTGTTatgaatcatttcttttttttttttatttgactcaTTATACACTACCTTTCAAAATGAgtgaggtcagtaagattattAAAAGAAGGGTATTTTCTCACCAAGGCtccatttatttgctcattaaaacaataaaatagtgTCATTTGTaattcttttctgttttaatatatttcaaaatgaatttttttcctgtgaacatatgttgatttggtgctcaagaacgttcattaatattacaatgtaggtgctgtttttttaaaatgatacattataCATGTCAttactgttacttttaatgaaaaaaaaatcttacccaAGCATTTGGATGGATCTTATTTATAGCCATACcaaatattttgatgtttttaaccATCACGAAAAATATGCTAATTTCCTTTAATGCATGCTTTATCTAAGAAATGTTTGTACCCTTTTCTCAGCGGATTCCTTTGAGACAATGCTCAAGTCGTTGCTAGGTTACCAGTCAGGTTCAGGAGTGGGAGTGACGGAGTCGatgataagaaaaaaagtgtatgaGGGAGCTATCAATAAAACCCTGGAGAACAACTTCCCTCTATTGCTTCAGGTCTGTTCAcgagtgtgtgtatttgtgtgtgtgtgtgtgtgtgtgtatatatatatatacacacacacacacaccttcattGCATTAAATTGAATGATCTATTGATAACTGCCTTAAACTAAAGTGTCttggattcattttaaacatgtgATCCTTTCTTACTACTCTGCCTTTTTTTAGCTGGTGGAGGAGCTGGTTGATAAGTGGGCATCTTATCCTAAATCCCAGCACACACCTCTTTGTGCTCATCTGCTTGGATTGGCTATGAAGGCTGTCACTCAGCTTGCCATGGGGAGTAGTTTTCAGGATGATGCTGAGGTCATCCGGTTCCGCAAGAACCATGAAGCGGTGAGCATTCCTCACTAGGTACATTCAGTGTCGTgcatatgaaaattatttttaaaaagtgatattttacgTATGCACATATAATACATCTGTATTTCATTAGATATGGTCAGAGATCGGTAAAGGTTATCTGGACGGATCCCTGGAGAAGAGTTCCAGCAGAAAGGCCCATTATGAGAGTGGTAAGAAGGCAGCTGAGCAGCGTTTGAAAGTGTTGGCTTTATTGTTGGATGTCAGTTGATCTTGAGGTTTTGTTATTTTCAGCTCTAGCTGAGATGGAGTCAGTGCTGAAGTCTGTGGCCAAGCAGAGGAGTCAGTCATCTTTCGTTAACTATCTACTGCAGGCCAAACTGACAGAGCGGCAGGTAACATCTCACCA
This window encodes:
- the tmem237b gene encoding transmembrane protein 237B isoform X1, with product MDTEGKVLSTRRRDLPPIPQGQRRGPRALPSMPSQDTAEDVPAPKSRKKKAKRDVESVDEHDDGGMEMGGLTSRRQSECQEPLTPEPVDNPPQRRKKKKKAQAIDIEGDQTDLVSNGDMVDQNVEEEVTRKPKKRKVKPKVTETHSNNELDIEDDDIITDPQVPVPQHSLFSAPQGQSQPMGKVFVERSRRFQAAERVDQWKASVPMEQNFMDSRSVWTTRDVSLKLHSGFRVIGLFSHGFLAGYAVWNIIVVYVLAGDQMSTLSNLLQQYNTLAYPAQSLLYLLLALSTVSAFDRMNLAKAATAMRSLLTLSPVALASFLYFSALVLSLSQQMTSDRINLYNQYSSYNVTLWQPGSERSVLYPWIIVNLVVTLLVGLAWVLMSASPDIDHTEEFLMLMEMEYPKAEEKGNVAA
- the tmem237b gene encoding transmembrane protein 237B isoform X2, encoding MAKKPTRGPRALPSMPSQDTAEDVPAPKSRKKKAKRDVESVDEHDDGGMEMGGLTSRRQSECQEPLTPEPVDNPPQRRKKKKKAQAIDIEGDQTDLVSNGDMVDQNVEEEVTRKPKKRKVKPKVTETHSNNELDIEDDDIITDPQVPVPQHSLFSAPQGQSQPMGKVFVERSRRFQAAERVDQWKASVPMEQNFMDSRSVWTTRDVSLKLHSGFRVIGLFSHGFLAGYAVWNIIVVYVLAGDQMSTLSNLLQQYNTLAYPAQSLLYLLLALSTVSAFDRMNLAKAATAMRSLLTLSPVALASFLYFSALVLSLSQQMTSDRINLYNQYSSYNVTLWQPGSERSVLYPWIIVNLVVTLLVGLAWVLMSASPDIDHTEEFLMLMEMEYPKAEEKGNVAA
- the tmem237b gene encoding transmembrane protein 237B isoform X3 — translated: MPSQDTAEDVPAPKSRKKKAKRDVESVDEHDDGGMEMGGLTSRRQSECQEPLTPEPVDNPPQRRKKKKKAQAIDIEGDQTDLVSNGDMVDQNVEEEVTRKPKKRKVKPKVTETHSNNELDIEDDDIITDPQVPVPQHSLFSAPQGQSQPMGKVFVERSRRFQAAERVDQWKASVPMEQNFMDSRSVWTTRDVSLKLHSGFRVIGLFSHGFLAGYAVWNIIVVYVLAGDQMSTLSNLLQQYNTLAYPAQSLLYLLLALSTVSAFDRMNLAKAATAMRSLLTLSPVALASFLYFSALVLSLSQQMTSDRINLYNQYSSYNVTLWQPGSERSVLYPWIIVNLVVTLLVGLAWVLMSASPDIDHTEEFLMLMEMEYPKAEEKGNVAA
- the zp2l2 gene encoding LOW QUALITY PROTEIN: zona pellucida glycoprotein 2, like 2 (The sequence of the model RefSeq protein was modified relative to this genomic sequence to represent the inferred CDS: deleted 1 base in 1 codon), which gives rise to MWVTAILVAFTLSVYFSNAQDPRFPWQMSRYLSGGLAFSPVLKEFPPQQERVRFSPEMSSSFSGSQSQRCALERHHERVECGQPDVTSDECDVISCCYDARGCYYPKAVTLQCTRDGQFLLVVARDATTPRISLDSIHMLENDPSDRCASVSSTASFAIYQFSVSSCGSRMKEENGFVIYENMMSFAYEAGLGPHGSIMRDGSYELKLQCMYSESAIDALLVDVNTVPPPPPPSVSHNGSLKVELRLANGQCSTKPCSDEDMYTSYYSEEDYPVTKVLREPVYVEVRILERTDPNLILVLDHCWATSNPESLSLPRRGLVINGCSYKDDYQQTTVLPVGQSSLQYPSHYKRFVVKMFAVVDQSSFAPLQERMFIHCTTSVCYSSTRESCESSCGNRTRRAVSEDLKDSEEEVVVSSREVILVSHLPVSENLADNEVQQILLDYGLWAAGALIVFGVCGLLVAVLIHRAKPHPQPVPV
- the LOC122346873 gene encoding cytochrome P450 20A1, giving the protein MLDFAIFAVTFVIILIGAVLYLYPSSRSASGVPGLNPTEEKDGNLPDIVNKGSLHEFLVSLHDEFGSVASFWFGRRPVVSLGAVDQLQQHINPNWTTDSFETMLKSLLGYQSGSGVGVTESMIRKKVYEGAINKTLENNFPLLLQLVEELVDKWASYPKSQHTPLCAHLLGLAMKAVTQLAMGSSFQDDAEVIRFRKNHEAIWSEIGKGYLDGSLEKSSSRKAHYESALAEMESVLKSVAKQRSQSSFVNYLLQAKLTERQVMEDGMVFTLAGCVITANLCIWAVHFLSVSEAVQERLYHELVEVLGEEPVTLEKIPQLRYCQQVLNETVRTAKLTPMAARLQEVEGKVDQHVIPKETLVIYALGVVLQDADTWSLPYRFNPDRFADESVMKSFSLLGFSGSQACPELRFAYTVAAVLLSTLVRRLRLHRVEGQVVEARYELVTTPKDDTWITVGKRD